ATCTCGTCTTCGAGGTCGTCGATGTCCTCGAGAGCTTGCGCCGCATTTCGCGGGCGTGTTCGATATCTTGCTCATATTGGTCGATGTCTCCCGCGAGGTCCTCGATCTTCTCGTATTTCTCGCAGGCTTCCTCGACGGGCTCTTTGATGCCCTGAAGCTCCTCGATCTGATTCTCGACCTCTTCCAGATCTCCCTCGAGCTCTTCGACGCTGTCCTGAGCGTCTGCTAGCTCTTCTCGGGCCGCTTCGAGTTCTTCTTTTGCCTCCTCGACTGCTGCCTCTTGGTCTTCAAGTTCACCCTCCAAGCGCTCGATTTCCTCTTGTATATCCTCTAAGTCATCCTCCAGGTCCTCAACGGCTTCTTGCTTTGCCAGCGCGTTGTTGACATCCTCTCGGAGGTCTGAGAGCGCGTCTCGTTGCTCACTCAGTCGTTCGCGTTTCTCGTGTAGGTCTTCGATGTCCGACTGCGTGTCAGTGAGCGCCTGCTCGACGCTCTGGCCGTCGGCTGTGTGTCCACCCTCATGTTCAGCGCCACAAACCGGGCAGATGCCATCGTCGCCGAGGTCGCTCAGTTGTTCTTCTTTAGTCTGGAGGCGCCCAATCTTGTTCCCGAGTTCTTCGCGCTCGTCGGCCAAATCGTCACGTGCGTCTGGGATTTCGTCGTCACGAAGCGTTTCCAACGCAGCATCCTCTGGGACGGGGAGGTCAGCAGTTCGTGCTCGAACCTCGTCAACTGCGGCTTCAGCTTCGTCCTCGGCTTCTGCAATCTCTGACTCCAGCCGTTCTTTCTCCTCACGCTCTGCTTCCAGATCCTCTTCGAGCTGCTCGAATTCGCCTTCGACATCGTCCAAGTCTTCTTCGCGCTCGTCTTTCTCACCCTCCAGACGCTCAACCTCCTGCTTCGCGTTTCGGAGGTCGGCATCGATGCCTGCTTTTTCTTCCTGCTCGTCGCTCAGCTCTGATTCGATGTCTTCGAGCGCCGCTTCGGCCGCCTCAACTGAAGACAAGTCGTATGTATCAATGGCATTGTCGAGTTCTGAGATTCGCTCACGTGCCTCCGTCTGTTGCTGTTCGGCCGTCTCTTTGTTCTCCTTCGCTTCTTCCAAGTCTTCGCCGAGGGACTCGTATTCGCCGCGTTTCTCTTCCAGCTCGTCTGCCAGTTCTTCGCGGTCGTCCTTCAGGTCGTCAACTGTCTCGAGTTGCTCGCGCCAGTCCTCTAACTGCTCATCGATCTCCTCAATGTCGTCTTCATACCCCTCAATCTCGGCTGCCTTCTCGTCGATTTGCTCGCTTAGTTCAGCAATCTCCGCTTGGAGGGTGTCTTTATCAGGAAGGTCATCGAGCTGGTCACGCGCCTCTGCAAGGCGGTTCTTCGCCTCGTCACGCTTGTTTTTCGCCTCCCTGCGCGCCTTGACTGCGCGGTCAATCAAGTCATCGACGCGACTCAGACCGAGGAGGCCGTCAAGAATCTCCTTCCGGGTGTCTTCGTCAGCGTGAACGAGACGCGCAATGTCACCCTGCTGGACGTAGACGCTGCTGACGAACGACGACGCATCCATCCCGAGAAGATCTTGGCTAATTGTGTTCTCGACCTTCCGAACACCGGATACTGGTTCGGTTAGTGCTTCCGACTGGAGTTCACAGGAATCCGTGCTGCCATCGGCGTCGATGACCCACTCGACGGTGTAGTCCTGCCCACCGGCTTCGAACGTGAGCTCAATGCGGCCCTGATCTTCGTTATGGCGGACGAAGTCAGCGAGATTGAAGTCCGCCCCAATCTCGTGCTTGCCGCTCTGGGGGAAGAGTCCGCCGAACACGCTCCGGAAAATCGTCGATTTCCCGGCGCCGTTCTTCCCGTAAATGAGCGTCTCGCCGTCCTCGAAGTCGATCGTTTCGTGCGTGTGCTCTGGATGTTCTCGATGGTGAGTTCGCGCAGGAGCATTACGCATCACCCTCCGTTTGCTGGCCGTCCTCGATGTCGTCGAACTGTGCTTCGCGCTCTTCCTCGAGAATCTCTGCGACATCATTCCGGACGTGGGATTCCTTGGTTGCGTCCGTCGCCCGAACGACTTCCTCGATGCGTGAACTCGTTGGTTGGATGTCTAACTCGCTAATCGTCTCGTCGATGAGTGATTGGATATCCGCGACGTCAGTTTCCCCACCTTCGAAGTCGAGATCGACGCTTGCGCGGCGTTTGTCTTGGACGTGGACGACGCCAGCGCCCCGAGAGTCAACCAGCTCGTAGACATCTCGCTGGGAAACCGTCGTGTCGTCCCCGTGTAGTTCGACGACGACAAGCTGCTCGTCGAGGACCTCGTCGGGGCTGAGCGCTTCGTCAAGGCGTTGCTCGACGAGTCCGAGGCCATCCTGTTCGCCGAATTGCACCGGGACTTGGAGGAAGTCACGTGGCGCTTCACCCGCCGGAGTATCGAGTGTACGTCGCCGGATCTCGAGGTCACCGGATTCGACTTCGAGCATCAGGGCACCCCGTGGCGCTGATTCCTTTGTGGAACAGCGCTCGGTCGAGCCGGGATAGAACGCCTGGACGCCGTCTACTGTTTCCTCTGTGTAGCCGTGATAGTCGCCGAGTGCGATCGCTGTCGGAGTGATATACAGTCGGTCGATGACCTCTTGGAGTTCGTAGTTCGCCTGTTGCGGCGGGACAAGTTCCTCGAAGAGGTGATGCATACAGACGATAGTCACGTCGGCTGAGGCCGGTGGCTCCTCCAACTTGAACTCGTAGGTATTCCAGGATGGCGCCCGGATGGCGTCGATACCGTAGAGGGCGACGTCGTCGTTCACGAGGATTGGTGTCTCGTCGAGATGGTGAACGAGGTCAAAACGGTCGATGAGGTCGAGCCACTGCTCGTCTAATTTGCGTTCGTGGTTTCCGACGATTCCGTAGAAGGGGATGCCGGCGTCGTTCAGTTTGGCGAGCGTGTCGAGACACCGGTTCACATCTGGGACGCCTGGCTGTGGGTCATCGAATAAGTCGCCCGTGTGGATGACGGCATCTACCTGTTCACCGATGGCGAGGTCGATCGCTGCGTCGAAAGCGTCAGCGAAGTCCTCTCGACGGGTGTCATCGCCGTATTGGCGTTTCCCGAGGTGCGTGTCGCTAACGTGGAGGATACGAGTCATGACTCTTGAGTGGAATAACAAGTAGTAGGGTCATAATGCTGGTCCAATCGGAGTGAAAGTGATTAGTATCATCAATTGGCTTCTTACTCGGCCGGTGGGGCAGGCTCAGAACCCGGAGGAAGATGTCTCCGGAGTGATGCAGAGCCACTCCTGGAACCGGTCTGAGTTTCCGATGACGATTGAACGGCCACGACGCCAAACGCAGATGTCCTCTCAGAACTAGCTTCCATCGAATTCCTTCTTGGCTTCTTCTACCGCTGTCGTGATTCGGTCGGTCAACTCCTCTTCCCACTCTGTTCCGATACTTTGATCGTAGAGACGAATCAGTCGGAAGAATCCGAGAAGCATTAGCTCAGATTCCGTTTCGTCCAGAAACTCGTCTTGACTTTGGGAAGCTAACACCTCCAGTAAATTCAAATCCTCCACTGCCCCGACCATCCCGAAATCAACGAGAGCCGCTGCAATGTCCCGCTCTAAATGAGTATGGCCTGGGTGATCCTCATCAATTCCATCTTCTAATACCTCGCTTAGGAACTCTATAGACCGACCACTCAGGAATCCAGTTCGGTAGGTTGTCGTCCTCGGCGGTACGCTATCGCCCTCTGAATCATCTGTTAGTGGTTCTCCACACTGACCGCAGTAGTAGTGGGCCTCTTCAGTTTCGTTGCCACAGTTCGTGCAGTACGGCATATCTGGATATAGGATGATTCAGACAATGATGGTTATCTCGCAGAAGGGGAATAGCGTCAATAGAGGGTCGTGGTGACTGAACCGAACAGTGAGGACCAATACACCAGGCTGCCTGAGCTCGTCCCTTGAGTGTGGAACCTATTGCTCCCAGATTTATGCAGCTGTCTCCGAATTATGAGCTATGAGTGGCGGGATTCCGTATGAGACAACGCTCACGATGCAGTCATATGTGCAGATGCGCGACAAAGCTGAACTTGATTTTTTGGATGTGTTCACTCCGTCAACACGCTTAGAACGGGAACTTGGTTGGGACATGGAGATTCGGAATTTGAAGGGGGTTGTATTTCAGTTCAAGCGGCCGAAACTCTCGAAGGATGGGACGCGGCGGTTTTCTATACGTTACTCCAATCAAAATCCGCCACGCCAACTCGCTACTGTCAAAAACTACGCCGTAAAGTACGGGGAAGACATTGCCTATTATGCGCTGCCGCTTGTGACAGAGCATGACGAGTTAGAGGCGACTCTTCTCCGCACAGCCTTCGTGAAGGCGCTTGCAATACCCGAGTACACCTCCGTTATCCATATCCCAAAACAGTATTGTCAGGACGGGAGTCGGAATTCGAACGAATCGATTACAGCTTATTGCAGTTACCCGTGGGATACGGACACTCGCTGGAAAGAATCGATTGCACCTTCAGATGTTTTCGGCTGGGAGGACCTCTACGAACGTATCGAACGATGTGACGTCGGGTTCAAAATCCGCTATCATAACGAATCACAGAGAGAAAGGTATCACGACGATCATCGATACCTTCCGCACAACGACGAAGAGCACTGGACTGACTATAGTACTGAGGAACTTTTCGGACTTGCCCAAGAGAGTGCGCCGTACATTACACGGTTTGGGTCAAGTGAGGACGTATTTGGGTAGCAAATCTTTGATTGTTTGGTCGGGTGAGAGATCGATAGCTAGTGATCTCACCTCTAGCTAATCCAATTCACGCCGTCCGGTGTTTCATAGGCCGTGGATCCCACACGATGACCCATTAACATTTAATCATAGCCGATTCTTGAATCGGGCTATGGATTCACAGGCTGATAGAAGCCAATTTTCTGACGTACCTCCATCCTCTGAGCGCGACGCGGAGCAACTGATAGAGGAAATACGCGGATATCGGCAGGCTCAGCGTACGGCGACACCCGACGAGGAAGTTGCGAAGTTCCAACGGATGCAGGAAAGGATTTTGGAGAGTTTAGACGACGCCTCTCAGGTCATCCCCGAACTGCTACAAAATGCAGACGACGTGGGTGGAGACTGTACAGAGGCTACTCTACAGCTCACAGATGATGCATTGGTCGTTACCAACCACGGTGAGCGAATGACTGAAGCCGAAATCGCTGCGCTCGGGGAGTTCACAAGAAGCACCAAGCACGATCTTTCTTACATCGGCCATTTCGGTATCGGCTTCAAGACCGTTTTCAGTGTAACCGACAGTCCACGCATAGAAACCGGATACACGAGCTTCAAATACGACAAGTCGGATTCGGAGCTGCCGATTTCAGATTCAGGCGAGTACGTAGATGGTACGCGGATACGGCTTCCATTCGCTGACGACTTATCAGAGACGCGTTGGGAAACGCTCAGAAGCAAACTGGAATCGATAGACCGACTTCTGCCATTCCTGAATAATCTGGAATCCATTCGTGTTGAGGTTGATGGGGAAACCAGGATCTACGAACGTATTGAGACGGGAGGTAATACCCGCACTATTCAAGAACGAGTCCCGGAGGACAATTCCGTTCGTACCGTTGCCCGATATCGACTCTTCTCGGAATCATTAACGACCGATTCTGAGGTTTTTGAGATGTTGGCAGACGAACGAGAGTTCAACGCCGCAGATCTTGAGGAACGAAACGTAGAATTGGAGGTCACAGTCGCCATTCCGGTTTCCGATGAGGGTGCCCCAGTGTCACACCAAGATAGTCGGCTCTTCTGTTATTTCCCTGCCAGCAATGATACCCTTCTCCCGTTCGATGTTCAGGCTGATTTCCTATTGAAGTCTAATCGAGAAGAGATTCGTCCGGGACATCCGTTGAACGAACGGTTCCTCTCAGTAGCAGGGGGACTCGTTGAAACGGCAATCTCTGAATTCAAGGCTGATGATATTGCCCCTGAGGCATTGCTGGAACTGGTCCCGGACCTTGCAGAAGACCGGCCTTCCTATCTCGACCCGCTCCTAAAGCGAACCAGAGAATCTGTCTCAAGACAGGAAATCGTTCCTGTTGCATCTGGAGATGTCTACCGACCGGAAGACGTAGTGATCCTTCCAGAAGAGTTGCGCCCGCTTCTTCCGCTCGGTGAGTTTGCACAAGCGTATTCTGACGCTGAGGTCCACCCGGAAGAGGATCTTGAAGACCGATATTACGAACGCTTAGAGGTGCTGGACAGGACTCAATCGCTCTCGATGGCGGAAACGCTCGAGGAGCTTTCGGATATGGATCTCTTGCAGAGCCTCGAAGTGTCCGACATCGTTGAGCTCTTGGCCGCGGTCGAGAGGTATCTGGATGGTCTTAATTCGTATAGAGAGGAGGAAAAAGCGGAGATCGAGCGGACAATAGCCGCTTTGGAATCGCTGCCAGTATTTTCATTCCAAGGACGGACCGAGTTGGAGGGGCGACATACGCTGACCGAAGCAGGAGATACTATATATCGGCCAGCCCGACAGGATGAATCGGTTTACGAAGCGTTCTATGACGAGTTAGACCTGTTGAGTGGCGATTTGGTTGCAGAGCTGCGTTCTCAAACCATCTCAGACACAACGACAGGACGGGTTCAGGACCTGCTTGCGGATCGATTGGGTATTGAGGAACTCACTCATCGAGATATCGTTCGAGACGTCATCAACGAAGCGTTTTCGAGCCCCGGAGAGCTTCCCGATGAGACGTTAGATGATTACCTCGAGTACGTCCGTGACCATGCTCGAAGACATCTTGACGCTTCTGAGATCAGGCTACGAGCGAACGATGGCACGTATGTAGAGCCTGAATCACTCTATCTCCCAACCGCGTATAATGAAGGCCGCTACCGCTCAACTCTTCTCTTCAGTACTCTATCTGACAAAAAGGCTGTTAGTGAATCCTACCTTGAGCGAGTCTCCGAGGAAACAGAAACGGACACGGAGAGTTGGCGAACGTTCTTCGTTGATCTTGGAGTTCAGAACTATATTCCGGTTTCCAAAGACGCCGACCAGTGTACGAAAGAGACATTCCAGTCGGCCGCCGAGATTCGTGAATTCCTGACCGAACACGACGATGAAGGAACTGATGTCCGGAAAGACAAAGATACGGTTCCGTATGGTGGACGGGGCTGTTCTTGGATGCGTTCGACGGATGCTCGTCATGGACTCGTCGATTGGGCCTTTTCGAGTTCGTTCGAGAAACGGTTCCAGGAAGTGGTCAAGGAGAACCCGGACTTAGGGGCTGAATTCGCTAGGATGCTTGATGCGAATTGGGAAGAGGTCTACCAAGATGCTGCGTATCGGGAGTATTACTTCTCGGTCAGTGATAATGGATACGCGACGAGGACGGAGACAAGCAAGTGCCCGACGACGTTCACTCGCTTCCTACGATCTACCGAGTGGCTTCCTGGAGAGGATGGAGAACTCTATCAGCCGAGTCATCTATTTGAGCATAATTCTGTCACAGAACGAGCGGACGTAACGTTGCTCGCTGAGTCCGTTGCGGACATCTCATCGGAACTTTACAATCTATTGAACGTAAGAGATGATGTTGGGATCACTGAACATAAAATCGGCATTGAGCAGGCGGTTGCCGAGCGCACAGAACGAGATTCTGATGCGGTTGATTCTGAGATTCGATCGCATCTGCATTCTTTAGCCGATCAGGTAGAAACAGCTTCTGAGGACGAAAAATCGCAGTTATCCGATGAGCTTCAGGATTGTCCATTTATTTACATCCCTGAGGCGGATCCGGAATTCCGGACGCCCGAGCGAGTTGCATGGAGCGAGGGGTTGGGAGAGTATATCGTCCCAATCAACACCTACTACCGGGGTCTACACGATTTGCTGGTAGAGGTACTTGATATCCCGCCAGAGCCGACACTGGACACCTATATTGAGTTCTTCCAATACGCCGACGAGCAGCGTTGGTCGGCTATCGAGGAGGCGTGGCGCGAAATTGTTCGTCGGGTAGTCCGTGATGACTCTCCCGAGCAGGATGCCACGGATATTGCTACAAAGCTCAGGGAAACAGGCTTGATCCCAAATGCGAATGAGTCTCTTGTTCCGTACGACGAAATCGAGTATGTTGCTCGACGGGAAGGAGTAACTGAGAGACTCCCCGATTCAATAGCAAATGCTGTTGCGTTTCCTTCATACGACCAACGGTTCGATCGTGACGAGATAATTGACTCCTTGACGGCGATCCTTGATGCTGATGCATTGGAAGAGGCGATGGAGCAGACTGTCACAGATCCGCCATATGAAGAAGAAAATCGAATCCTGTACGATGATTTCGCCCAAAGTCTTGAGGTCGGGAACAGTGTCCTCAGGGATCGAGATGCGATGCAAGCGGCAGAACGTCTCGTTTCTGTCGCAGATTACACTCTTCAGCAGGTAACCCGCATCACCTGTGAATACCGTCTCAAAAGCCAACAGCGAGTAGACGGGCATGAAGTAACGGTCTACATAGATGAGGAGAATGAACATATCCTTATCAAGGATGCAGAGGCTGCTCGACTCGACCTCGTCGATGCGCTTGCAGCAACTCTTGACCTGACAGGCGCTGACAAGAACGCGTTTGTTGAATTTGTAAAGGGGGCTGTAGGTAAGCCTCCAGAGCTAATCGATGCATATCTGGAGGGTGAAGATATTTCACGGATCCCAATTGCCGCTGATACGACTGAAAGTTCAGAGGCGAAAAAGAACGAGGAGGTCATGCGGCAGACAGAGGAAATGGCTGGAGATGTTGAAGAAGAGACCAGCCAAGGGGCTAATTCTGGTACCCTAATAGACGATACTTCCGACCGGAGTCCTGAGGTCGAAGATACTTCGATTCAAGTGACCAATATCACCACTTCAAGTGGTTCGCAGGATTCGGTTGAGATGGGAGATGTGACCGCCGAAGTAGAAGAGAGAGACGACACGAAGAAGGAGGGATCTAGTTCCGAGGAATCGACGGGTACTAGTTTCGATGAGGATGATCTCAGCCCAACAACGCCCACGGACCAGGGGAATTCAGGCGGGGGTGGGACGCGAGCGAATACGGTTGGCCGTCAAGGTGAAGAATTCGTTATGGACTATTTGAAGGAGCTACTCGAGGAGGCCTTCGACGCGAACCCAGAAAGTGAGGAAATCCAGAGCGGATTCTGTCTTAGGGGGGAACACGATGGTGAGACTCAAGAGATCCAGATCGCTTTCGTTCCAGATAAGAGCGACCCTCATTGTGATATCCTCGTCACTGGGGCTTCGCTGCGGCGCAAAGAGGACGAACTGTTAGTTGAGTCAATCACTGCTAATGCACGAGCCTTAGTGGAGGTCAAGTCGGCAGCTGCTGAGAGTCGGACATTCGAATTGAGCGGTCTCGAGCATAGGGATGCGCAGAATCACTCCGGGGACTACTTTATTGTCCGCGTTGTTGACACCGAGAGCGAGAAGCGGCGAGTGGAGACAGTATTTGATTCGGTTCCGGAGTTGGAAACCCGGGTCACAAATGATAGTCGTCTAAAGTTAGAGAACTACACATACAACTATTCGCTGGTATTGTCTTATTGACAACAGTTTGGGTATCTCGAATTGATTATAAATAAGTACAGTTCAGCTATTCCAAGTCCTGCCTAGTCAAAACTGGGCAGGTGTTCGCGCCGCTGGTTCATTTTCTGCCGTGACGATCGCGCGTCATAGTGCTCATCGAGTGTTTCCTTGCTTACGTTCATTCTGTCGGACACAACTGTATCGGGCACGTCTTCTGATAGGAAATGCGTGATCGCGCCACGCCGAAGCGCGTGCGGCGACCGCGATGACGGACATTTACTCGCCTCGTACCGTCGGTCCCGCGCGTCGCACTCTTCAGGATCTCGGTCATGCGGACATTCCTCTCCGGCCACACACGGGCGGGTCAGCTGGTACGTATAGTAGCGAAACGTGTTCGTCGTCATCCGGCCATGCCCAGTCGCCAACAGGGGCTTCCGTCCGTGCTCGTCAGTCACCTCCGGGCGCTGTTCCTCGATGTAGTCGCGTAACACGCCGACCAGCTGCGACGACAATGCGATATCCCGCTCGCCGTGCGCTCCGTTCTTCAGCGGCGTTCCGGTATCGGGACGGTGGCGGATTTCGATGTACGCGTTTCTGAGGCGCACGTCGTCGAGGTCGATTGCCAGGAGTGAGCCAGTGCGCGCGCCGGATTCCCAGAGTAACCGTGCGATCACATGCTCGTGGGTCGCGTACTCGTACTTGTCGAGATACGCGAGAAGGTCTGCGGCCCGCTTTGAGGGAAGGATGTCGCCGCTCTGTTTCTCGTTGGCGTCTAACGTCGGACTCGTCACTGATTCGGCGACGCCGTCCCGTACCGCGTCGATGTCTTCGCAAAATCGGAGGAACACGCGGAGCGTGTCCATCTGGCTCTTCAGGGTGGGTGGGCTCACCTCGGCTTTCCGGTAGAGCTTGAATCGATGGGTGTCCCGGCCGGTGATTTCGTTCAGGTTCTCGATATCCCGCTCGTCGCACCATTCGACGAATCGCTGAAGCCGGTAGCCATGCGACTGGAGCGTGGCTTCTGAAACCTCGTCACGTCGGTCTTGTTTGTACATCGAGACGCCGTCCTCTGGAGTCAGTGGTTCGAGATCGCCGGAGTCGTTGGGTTCCATGGTTTGCTCAGCCTTGCGCTCCGATCCACGGGGATTCCGTACGGCCACGGTGGATGGCGTTGCCAGGGTGGCCCGGGGGCTCGGAAGCCCGGAACGGCGCGACCG
The DNA window shown above is from Haloarcula halobia and carries:
- a CDS encoding AAA family ATPase, producing the protein MRNAPARTHHREHPEHTHETIDFEDGETLIYGKNGAGKSTIFRSVFGGLFPQSGKHEIGADFNLADFVRHNEDQGRIELTFEAGGQDYTVEWVIDADGSTDSCELQSEALTEPVSGVRKVENTISQDLLGMDASSFVSSVYVQQGDIARLVHADEDTRKEILDGLLGLSRVDDLIDRAVKARREAKNKRDEAKNRLAEARDQLDDLPDKDTLQAEIAELSEQIDEKAAEIEGYEDDIEEIDEQLEDWREQLETVDDLKDDREELADELEEKRGEYESLGEDLEEAKENKETAEQQQTEARERISELDNAIDTYDLSSVEAAEAALEDIESELSDEQEEKAGIDADLRNAKQEVERLEGEKDEREEDLDDVEGEFEQLEEDLEAEREEKERLESEIAEAEDEAEAAVDEVRARTADLPVPEDAALETLRDDEIPDARDDLADEREELGNKIGRLQTKEEQLSDLGDDGICPVCGAEHEGGHTADGQSVEQALTDTQSDIEDLHEKRERLSEQRDALSDLREDVNNALAKQEAVEDLEDDLEDIQEEIERLEGELEDQEAAVEEAKEELEAAREELADAQDSVEELEGDLEEVENQIEELQGIKEPVEEACEKYEKIEDLAGDIDQYEQDIEHAREMRRKLSRTSTTSKTRSKR
- a CDS encoding DNA repair exonuclease; amino-acid sequence: MTRILHVSDTHLGKRQYGDDTRREDFADAFDAAIDLAIGEQVDAVIHTGDLFDDPQPGVPDVNRCLDTLAKLNDAGIPFYGIVGNHERKLDEQWLDLIDRFDLVHHLDETPILVNDDVALYGIDAIRAPSWNTYEFKLEEPPASADVTIVCMHHLFEELVPPQQANYELQEVIDRLYITPTAIALGDYHGYTEETVDGVQAFYPGSTERCSTKESAPRGALMLEVESGDLEIRRRTLDTPAGEAPRDFLQVPVQFGEQDGLGLVEQRLDEALSPDEVLDEQLVVVELHGDDTTVSQRDVYELVDSRGAGVVHVQDKRRASVDLDFEGGETDVADIQSLIDETISELDIQPTSSRIEEVVRATDATKESHVRNDVAEILEEEREAQFDDIEDGQQTEGDA
- a CDS encoding ATP-binding protein, which encodes MDSQADRSQFSDVPPSSERDAEQLIEEIRGYRQAQRTATPDEEVAKFQRMQERILESLDDASQVIPELLQNADDVGGDCTEATLQLTDDALVVTNHGERMTEAEIAALGEFTRSTKHDLSYIGHFGIGFKTVFSVTDSPRIETGYTSFKYDKSDSELPISDSGEYVDGTRIRLPFADDLSETRWETLRSKLESIDRLLPFLNNLESIRVEVDGETRIYERIETGGNTRTIQERVPEDNSVRTVARYRLFSESLTTDSEVFEMLADEREFNAADLEERNVELEVTVAIPVSDEGAPVSHQDSRLFCYFPASNDTLLPFDVQADFLLKSNREEIRPGHPLNERFLSVAGGLVETAISEFKADDIAPEALLELVPDLAEDRPSYLDPLLKRTRESVSRQEIVPVASGDVYRPEDVVILPEELRPLLPLGEFAQAYSDAEVHPEEDLEDRYYERLEVLDRTQSLSMAETLEELSDMDLLQSLEVSDIVELLAAVERYLDGLNSYREEEKAEIERTIAALESLPVFSFQGRTELEGRHTLTEAGDTIYRPARQDESVYEAFYDELDLLSGDLVAELRSQTISDTTTGRVQDLLADRLGIEELTHRDIVRDVINEAFSSPGELPDETLDDYLEYVRDHARRHLDASEIRLRANDGTYVEPESLYLPTAYNEGRYRSTLLFSTLSDKKAVSESYLERVSEETETDTESWRTFFVDLGVQNYIPVSKDADQCTKETFQSAAEIREFLTEHDDEGTDVRKDKDTVPYGGRGCSWMRSTDARHGLVDWAFSSSFEKRFQEVVKENPDLGAEFARMLDANWEEVYQDAAYREYYFSVSDNGYATRTETSKCPTTFTRFLRSTEWLPGEDGELYQPSHLFEHNSVTERADVTLLAESVADISSELYNLLNVRDDVGITEHKIGIEQAVAERTERDSDAVDSEIRSHLHSLADQVETASEDEKSQLSDELQDCPFIYIPEADPEFRTPERVAWSEGLGEYIVPINTYYRGLHDLLVEVLDIPPEPTLDTYIEFFQYADEQRWSAIEEAWREIVRRVVRDDSPEQDATDIATKLRETGLIPNANESLVPYDEIEYVARREGVTERLPDSIANAVAFPSYDQRFDRDEIIDSLTAILDADALEEAMEQTVTDPPYEEENRILYDDFAQSLEVGNSVLRDRDAMQAAERLVSVADYTLQQVTRITCEYRLKSQQRVDGHEVTVYIDEENEHILIKDAEAARLDLVDALAATLDLTGADKNAFVEFVKGAVGKPPELIDAYLEGEDISRIPIAADTTESSEAKKNEEVMRQTEEMAGDVEEETSQGANSGTLIDDTSDRSPEVEDTSIQVTNITTSSGSQDSVEMGDVTAEVEERDDTKKEGSSSEESTGTSFDEDDLSPTTPTDQGNSGGGGTRANTVGRQGEEFVMDYLKELLEEAFDANPESEEIQSGFCLRGEHDGETQEIQIAFVPDKSDPHCDILVTGASLRRKEDELLVESITANARALVEVKSAAAESRTFELSGLEHRDAQNHSGDYFIVRVVDTESEKRRVETVFDSVPELETRVTNDSRLKLENYTYNYSLVLSY
- a CDS encoding tyrosine-type recombinase/integrase; translation: MEPNDSGDLEPLTPEDGVSMYKQDRRDEVSEATLQSHGYRLQRFVEWCDERDIENLNEITGRDTHRFKLYRKAEVSPPTLKSQMDTLRVFLRFCEDIDAVRDGVAESVTSPTLDANEKQSGDILPSKRAADLLAYLDKYEYATHEHVIARLLWESGARTGSLLAIDLDDVRLRNAYIEIRHRPDTGTPLKNGAHGERDIALSSQLVGVLRDYIEEQRPEVTDEHGRKPLLATGHGRMTTNTFRYYTYQLTRPCVAGEECPHDRDPEECDARDRRYEASKCPSSRSPHALRRGAITHFLSEDVPDTVVSDRMNVSKETLDEHYDARSSRQKMNQRREHLPSFD